The Streptococcus gwangjuense nucleotide sequence GAGGGAAAACATCCAGTGAGAGAACCTCCCCACCCTTGACAAAGCTAGACATACGCAGAGCAGCAGGGCCAGACAAACCAAAGTGGGTAAAAAGCAGATCGTGCGTGATGATATGTTTGCCATAACTTAGGATCACATCATCCAATGAAATTCCTTGCAAAGCCTTGTGTGGAAAATCTGTCAACAAGGGACTTTCAGCTGCCTCAAGCTCGGTAATGGTATGCTTAAAATGACGGGCAATCTCGTGACCAAAACCAGTTGAACCAGTTGAAGGATAGGATTTCCCACCAGTTGTGACAATGAGTTTATCACAAGTGAAGGTTTGGTCAGCTGATTTAAGGATAAACTGGTCGTCTATCTTTTTAACCGAAACAATTTCTGTTTGAGTAGCAACTTGACCACCGAGCTCAGTGATTTTCTTTTCCAAGGCTTCGATAATGGTACGAGACTTGTCACTAGTAGGAAAGACGCGGCCGTGGTCTTCGACCTTAAGTTTAACACCATTTTCTGTAAAAAAGTTGATGATATCATGGTTATCAAACTGGGAGAAGACACTGTAGAGAAAGCGCCCATTTCCAGGGATTTCAGCTAGTAGGTCATCTAGAGTTCCATTGTTGGTGACATTGCAACGTCCCCCACCAGTACCAGCTAATTTTTTTCCAAGTTTCCGATTTTTTTCGATGAGGAGGGTTTTCTGACCATAAAAGCTACTGGAAATCGTAGCCATCATGCCAGCAGGACCTCCACCGATGACGATAGTATCAAAATGTTTCATAGCTCTATTGTACCACAAAAAAACAAGAGATGATGGTCACCTCTTGTCAAGAATGCAATTAATCAATTTCATATCCCATCAGCAAACCGCCATCTTCTGCATAGAAACTGCAGAGACCAGAGGTTGGGAGAATTTTAATATCCGCCTGTGGGAAATTTTCACGAATTCGCTCTGAAAGCTGTTGGCAACATTTCTCGTTATTGCGTTGGGCCATGACAATACGGCCACCAGCATATCCAGCTTTAATGATTTCATCATAGGCAGCTTGAACTGATTTCTTTGAACCTCGTGCTTTTTGTAGCAATTCAAGGGTTCCAGTTTCACTAGCTTCTCCGACCATACGGATATTTAGAAGGCCAACGACCGTACCGATAAGCTTGCTCAAACGGCCGTTTTTCACCAAGTTATCGACCTTGGCCAGAACAAAGAGCAACTTGGTTTTTTCTTGATAGGCAGTGATAGCTTCAACCACTTCTTCAAAAGACAAGCCCTGGTCAATAAAGTCATTTAATTTTTCTATGAGCAAGTCAACTTCCCCACCAGCAGACAAACTATCAATCACATGAATCTTAGTATCAGGATGGTCTTCTAGATAAATATTCTTGGCCAGTTGAGCACTATTGTGACTGCCAGAGAGAGTACCTGTGATGGTTATTAGGAAAATGTTTTTGGCTCCTTCAAACGCTCGCAAATAATCATCTGGGCTTGGACAAGCTGATTTTGAAGCTTCTGCAGTTGCATATATGGTTTCCATCATTTGATCAATGTCAAGACTGGCATCATCAACAAAGACCTGATCAGCTACTTGAATGGTTAAGGGAACACTCACAAAGGTCGTGTCAATAGCTGGTGTTGCCAGCTGACGATAATCACAACCAGAGTCAGCAATAATCTTCCAAGTCATAGAAATTCTCCATCTTTGTCAGTTATACATTGACAAAGGTTCTGTCTTTTTTTACAATTATATCATGAAAGCCCTTGAAACAAAAGCCTCATCCGTCTGTTGTGACAAGTAGAAAGAAAATGTTATGTCTGAACGTAGAATCTCTGAAAAGTCTCTTGAAAATCTCAGAAAATCAAACCAAGAATCCAATTTATTAACTAGAGAAGCCCTTGAAACAGCCCTCTTGCAGCTCTTGGAAAAAAAGGACTTGACCAAGATTAGTATTTCTGAATTAGTCAAGCGTGCAGGCGTTTCGCGTGCAGCCTTTTACCGCAATTATGATTCTAAAGAGGAAATTTTAGAGAGCGTTTTTAAACGGAGTGTCCACAACATCATGGAACAGTTGCATCATTATGATTTAAAGACAGACCTTTATCTGGTCTGGGTTCACCTTTTCCGAGAGGCCAGAAAGGAAGCCAGAGTGATTCAACTGGCCTTGGATTACCATCTGGAAAAAATCTTTGTCCAAGCCATGCAGGAATTTCTAGAAAAATACCATGGAAAATCAAAAGGTGTCAGCTCTTATCTTCATTCCTTCTGGAGCTCAGCCATCGTCTCTGTCCTTCTAAAATGGATCAAGGATGGCATGAAGGTACCTGCTGAAAAGATAGCGGATTTACGGTTACCATTTTTTAAAAAATAGAGCAAAAGGAGAAGAGATATGACTGAAAAAAGACTAGCATGGGATGAGTATTTTGCAGCCCAAGCCTTACTAATTGCCAATCGTTCCACTTGTAAACGTGCCAAAGTGGGCGCGATTCTGGTAAAAGATAATAAGGTTATTTCCACTGGTTACAATGGTTCGGTGTCAGGAACCGAGCATTGTATTGATCACGAATGTCTGGTCATCGAAGGCCACTGTGTTCGCACCCTTCACGCAGAGGTTAATGCCATTCTCCAAGGGGCTGAGCGTGGTGTCCCCAAAGGCTTTACAGCTTATGTGACCCACTTTCCATGTCTAAACTGTACAAAACAATTGCTTCAGGTCGGCTGCAAGCGCGTGGTTTATATCAACCAGTACCGAATGGACGACTACGCCCAATACCTCTATCAAGAAAAGGGAACAGAATTGACTCATTTACCACTTGAGACAGTACAGGCCGCTCTTAAAGAGGCTGATCTAATGTAAAAATTATCAAAAATAAATGGTTTAGAAAGATTTTTAAACCATTTTTTGGTATAATTTGGTATAATAAGAAGAATAAATTGAAAGAAGGAATTCCAAAAATGGGAAAAATTGAAGTTATTAATCATCCACTGATTCAACACAAATTGTCAATCTTGCGTCGTACAGATACTTCTACAAAAGCTTTCCGTGAGCTAGTAGATGAGATTGCAATGTTGATGGGGTATGAAGTACTTCGTGATCTTCCACTAGAAGATGTGGAAATTGAAACACCAATCACAAAAACAGTTCAAAAACAATTGGCAGGTAAGAAATTGGCTATCGTTCCAATCTTGCGTGCAGGTATCGGGATGGTTGATGGGCTCTTGAGCTTGGTTCCAGCAGCTAAAGTTGGCCACATCGGTATGTACCGTGATGAAGAAACGCTTCAACCAGTTGAGTACTTGGTGAAATTGCCTGAGGACATTGACCAACGTCAAATTTTTGTCGTAGACCCAATGTTAGCAACAGGTGGCTCAGCAATCTTGGCTGTTGATTCTCTTAAAAAACGTGGCGCATCAAATATCAAATTTGTCTGCCTCGTATCTGCACCAGAAGGTGTTAAAGCCCTTCAAGAAGCTCATCCAGATGTAGAAATCTTTACAGCAGCCTTGGATGAACGTTTGAACGAACACGGTTATATCGTTCCAGGTCTTGGAGATGCTGGAGACCGCTTGTTCGGTACGAAATAAAATTAAAAAGAGATTGACTTGGAAAAGAATTTCCAGTCGTGAAAGGAGGTTGAATTTTTGTTTCTGTTTAATGAAAGCAGAGCAAAAATTTGACCTTTTTTGACCAAGATATTATAATAGTCTTATCTTCAGTCATTTGACCAACAAAAATAAAACTCAAAAGGAGAAATGAATGATTCCAGTAGTTATTGAACAAACAAGCCGTGGAGAACGTTCCTACGATATTTACTCACGTCTTCTCAAAGACCGCATCATTATGCTGACAGGCCCAGTTGAAGACAATATGGCTAACTCAGTTATTGCCCAGTTGCTTTTCTTGGATGCCCAAGATAGTACAAAAGATATTTACATTTATGTCAATACACCTGGTGGTTCTGTTTCAGCTGGTTTGGCAATCGTTGATACCATGAACTTTATCAAGGCAGATGTCCAAACCATCGTTATGGGAATGGCTGCATCTATGGGGACGGTCATTGCATCAAGTGGAGCAAAAGGCAAACGTTTCATGCTTCCAAATGCTGAATACATGATCCACCAACCAATGGGTGGTACAGGCGGTGGTACTCAACAAACCGATATGGCGATTGCTGCAGAACATTTGCTTAAAACTCGTAAAACCTTGGAAAAAATCTTGGCTGAAAATTCAGGTCAGTCAATCGAAAAAGTTCACGCAGATGCAGAGCGTGATAACTGGATGAGTGCTCAAGAAACACTTGAATATGGCTTTATTGATGAAATCATGGCCAACAATTCATTGAATTAATGATCAAAGAAGGCAAACTCGACTGGGTTTGCTTTTTTTGGTATAATAGGGGGGAGATTTCTTAGAAAGAGGATTTATCATGTTTGAAAAAGTCAATCGATCTGGCTTGATTATCTATCTTTACTATAATCGTGATGCAAAAAAACTGCAGGATTATGGAGATATTACCTATCATTCCAAGAAACATCGTTACTTACAGCTTTATGTTCCAACTCAAGAAGTGGAGCAATTGGTCGGGCGCTTGGGCAAGGAAAAGTTTATAAAAAAAGTCAGAGTTTGTCATATCCAAGAGTTGGAAACACCCTTTGTGGGCAATCTTTATCGAAGGGAAAACGTTATCATCGAAAAAGTTCAAGAAAAGTGTTGACAATTTTCTGATAATTCGGTATATTCTTAACATGCTATTTAAGAATAAGGAGACAAAAAAGATGAAGAAAAAATTTGCCCTATCGTTTGTGGCGCTTGCAAGTGTAGCACTTCTTGCAGCCTGTGGAGAAGTGAAGTCTGGAGCGTCAAACGCTGCTGGTAACTCAGTAGATGAAAAGACAATCAAAATCGGATTTAACTTCGAGGAAACTGGTGCCGTAGCAGCTTACGGTACATCTGAACAAAAAGGTGCCCAATTGGCCGTTGATGAAATCAATGCAGCAGGTGGTATCGATGGAAAACAAATCGAAGTAGTCGATAAAGATAATAAGTCTGAAACAGCTGAGGCGGCTTCAGTAACAACTAACCTTGTAACTCAATCTAAAGTATCAGCAATCGTAGGACCTGCGACATCTGGTGCGACTGCAGCTGCGGTAGCGAACGCTACAAAAGCAGGTGTTCCATTGATTTCGCCAAGTGCGACTCAAGATGGATTGACTAAAGGTCAAGATTACCTCTTTATCGGAACATTCCAAGATAGCTTCCAAGGAAAAATTATCTCAAACTATGTTACTGAAAAATTAAACGCTAAGAAAGTTGTTCTATACACTGACAACGCCAGCGACTATGCTAAAGGGATTGCCAAAGCCTTCCGTGAAGCATACAAAGGTGAAATCGTTGCAGATGAAACTTTCGTAGCAGGTGACACAGACTTCCAAGCAGCCCTTACAAAAATGAAAGGGAAAGACTTTGATGCTATCATCGTCCCTGGTTACTACACTGAAGCTGGTAAAATTGTAAACCAAGCGCGTGGTATGGGAATTGACAAACCAATCGTTGGTGGTGATGGATTCAACGGTGAAGAGTTTGTGCAACAAGCAACCCCTGAAAAAGCATCAAACATCTACTTTATCTCAGGCTTCTCAACTACTGTAGAAGTTTCAGCTAAAGCAAAAGCCTTCCTGGAAGCTTACCGTGCTAAGTACAATGAAGAGCCTTCAACATTTGCAGCCTTGGCTTATGATTCAGTTCACCTTGTAGCAAACGCAGCAAAAGGTGCTAAAAACTCAGGTGAGATTAAGGACAACCTTGCTAAAACAAAAGACTTTGAAGGTGTAACTGGTCAAACAAGCTTCGATGCGGACCACAACACAGTCAAAACAGCTTACATGATGACCATGAATAATGGTAAAGTTGAAGCAGCAGAAGTTGTAAAACCATAATAGAAAAATGTTGAAATAGGGAATGAGCCTCTGACTCACTCCCTGTTTCGATGTTTAAGAACCTATCAAAAAGTGAGGGGAAACCCTCGAAATTATATATAGAAAGAGTGAATTTTATGCTCCAACAACTAGTAAATGGTTTGATTCTAGGTAGTGTTTATGCGCTGTTAGCCCTAGGATATACCATGGTTTACGGAATTATCAAGCTCATCAACTTCGCACACGGTGATATTTATATGATGGGAGCCTTTATCGGTTATTTCTTGATTAATTCTTTCCAAATGAATTTCTTTGTAGCGCTTATTGTAGCTATGATAGCGACAGCCATCCTTGGTGTCGTGATTGAGTTTCTTGCTTACCGACCTTTGCGCCACTCTACTCGTATTGCTGTTTTGATTACGGCTATTGGGGTGTCTTTCCTATTGGAGTATGGCATGGTCTATCTGGTTGGTGCCAATACCCGTGCCTTCCCTCAAGCGATTAAAACAGTTCGCTATGATTTGGGACCAGTTAGCCTAACAAACGTGCAGTTAATGATTTTGGCCATTTCCTTGATTTTGATGATTTTGTTACAAGTCATTGTCCAAAAGACTAAGATGGGGAAAGCCATGCGTGCAGTATCCGTAGATAGCGATGCAGCGCAATTGATGGGGATCAATGTAAACCGTACTATCAGCTTTACCTTTGCTTTGGGTTCTGCTCTTGCGGGGGCGGCTGGTGTTTTGATTGCCCTCTATTATAACTCTCTTGAGCCTTTGATGGGGGTTACTCCAGGTCTTAAATCTTTCGTTGCCGCGGTACTTGGTGGTATCGGAATCATTCCTGGTGCGGCTCTTGGTGGATTTGTGATTGGTCTATTGGAAACCTTTGCGACAGCCTTTGGGATGTCAGACTTCCGTGATGCCATTGTTTATGGAATCTTGTTGTTGATCTTGATTGTCCGCCCAGCTGGTATCCTTGGTAAGAATGTGAAAGAGAAGGTGTAAACGATGAAGGAAAATTTAAAAGTTAATATTCTATGGTTACTCCTTTTGTTAGCTGGCTATGGCTTGATTAGTATACTGGTCTCAGTCGGTGTACTCAATCTATTCTATGTACAGATTTTACAACAAATTGGAATTAATATTATTCTGGCTGTTGGTCTCAACCTAATCGTTGGTTTTTCAGGACAATTTTCACTTGGGCATGCAGGTTTCATGGCGATTGGTGCCTATGCCGCTGCTATTATTGGTTCTAAATCACCAACCTACGGTGCCTTCTTTGGAGCTATGCTTATAGGTGCTTTGCTTTCAGGAGCAGTTGCTTTACTTGTCGGAATTCCAACCTTGCGTTTGAAGGGAGACTATCTTGCGGTAGCAACTCTCGGGGTATCTGAAATTATCCGTATCTTTATCATCAATGGTGGAAGTCTTACAAATGGTGCGGCAGGTATCTTGGGAATTCCTAACTTTACAACTTGGCAAATGGTATACTTCTTTGTCGTGATTACAACCATTGCAACCTTGAACTTCTTGCGTAGTCCAATTGGTCGTTCAACGCTCTCTGTTCGTGAGGATGAAATCGCTGCTGAGTCAGTTGGGGTTAATACGACTAAAATTAAAATCATCGCCTTCGTCTTTGGTGCTATTACTGCAAGTATTGCAGGGTCACTTCAGGCAGGATTTATCGGTTCAGTTGTACCGAAAGATTACACTTTCATTAACTCAATCAACGTTTTGATCATTGTTGTATTTGGTGGCCTTGGTTCCATTACAGGTGCGATTGTTTCAGCTATTGTTCTGGGAATTTTGAATATGCTTCTCCAAGATGTTGCTAGTGTACGTATGATTATTTACGCTTTGGCCTTGGTATTGGTAATGATTTTCAGACCAGGTGGACTCCTTGGAACATGGGAATTAAGCCTATCACGTTTCTTTAAAAAATCTAAAAAGGAGGAACAAAACTAATGGCATTACTTGAAGTAAAACAGTTAACCAAACATTTTGGCGGTCTAACAGCTGTTGGAGATGTGACTCTTGAATTGAACGAAGGGGAACTGGTTGGACTAATCGGTCCAAATGGAGCTGGTAAAACCACCCTTTTCAACCTCTTGACTGGTGTTTATGAACCAAGCGAGGGAACAGTTACCCTTGATGGTCACCTTTTGAATGGAAAGGCACCTTATAAGATTGCTTCTTTAGGACTTGGACGTACTTTCCAAAATATTCGTCTCTTTAAAGATTTAACAGTTTTGGACAATGTTTTGATTGCCTTTGGCAACCATCACAAACAACATGTTTTTGCTAGTTTCTTACGCCTACCAGCTTTTTACAAGAGTGAAAAAGAATTAAAGGCTAAAGCTTTGGAATTGCTGAAAATCTTTGATTTAGATGGTGATGCAGAGACTCTTGCTAAAAACCTCGCCTACGGACAACAACGTCGTTTGGAAATTGTTCGTGCCCTTGCTACGGAACCTAAAATTCTATTTTTAGATGAACCAGCTGCAGGTATGAACCCACAGGAAACAGTCGAATTGACTGAGTTAATTCGTCGCATCAAAGATGAATTTAAGATTACGATCATGCTGATTGAACACGATATGAATCTGGTCATGGAAGTGACAGAACGTATCTACGTACTTGAATATGGTCGTTTGATTGCTCAGGGAACTCCAGACGAAATTAAGACCAATAAACGTGTTATCGAAGCTTATCTAGGAGGTGAAGCCTAATGTCTATGTTAAAAGTTGATAATCTTTCTGTGCATTACGGTATGATCCAAGCAGTCCGTGATGTAAGCTTTGAAGTAAATGAAGGAGAAGTAGTTTCCCTTATCGGTGCTAATGGTGCAGGTAAGACAACCATTCTTCGTACCTTGTCTGGTCTAGTTAGACCAAGCTCAGGAAAAATTGAATTTTTAGGTCAAGAAATCCAAAAAATGCCAGCTCAGAAAATCGTGGCAGGTGGTCTTTCACAAGTACCAGAAGGACGCCACGTCTTCCCTGGCTTGACTGTTATAGAAAATCTTGAAATGGGAGCTTTCTTAAAGAAAAATCGTGAAGAAAATCAAGCTAACTTGAAGAAGGTCTTTTCACGCTTCCCACGTCTTGAAGAACGCAAGAACCAGGACGCAGCCACTCTTTCAGGAGGAGAACAACAAATGCTTGCCATGGGACGCGCTCTTATGTCAACACCAAAACTTCTTCTTTTAGATGAACCATCAATGGGACTTGCCCCAATCTTTATCCAAGAGATTTTTGATATCATTCAAGATATCCAGAAGCAAGGAACAACCGTCCTCTTGATTGAACAAAATGCTAATAAAGCACTCGCTATCTCTGACCGAGGCTATGTACTGGAAACAGGAAAAATCGTCCTATCAGGAACAGGAAAAGAACTTGCTTCATCAGAAGAAGTCAGAAAAGCATATCTGGGTGGCTAAACTAGTCTGGGAGACTAGTTTAGGTTGCAAATGAAGATTGCGAAGCAATCATCATTATAGTCCGGGGGACCTTTTTAGTCGGTGAATAGAGATTGCGAAGCAGTCATCAAATCCAGGGGATTATTTTAGTCTGCATATTGAGATTGCAAAGCAATTCTCATCTGCACTGGAAGGTTAGCTTCTAATCATTGAAATGGAACAGAATGAAGTGTGTCTACCCTTCATTCACAGAGCTCGATTTCAGAGCTCATTGTCAACTGTAGTGGTTTGAAGAAAAGCTAAGATCTAGAAAGGACACGTTTCGTCCTTTCTTTTTTGATGTTCAGAGCGATAAAAATCCTTTTTTTGAAGTTTTCAAAGTTCCGAAAACCAAAGGCATTGCGCTTGATAAGTTTGATGAGATTATTCGTTGCTTCCAGTTTGGCGTTGGAATAGGGTAGTTGAAGGGCGTTGGCAATTTTCTCTTTATCCTTGAGGAAGGTTTTAAAGACAGTCTGAAAAAGAGGATGAACCTGCTTTAGATTGTCCTCAATGAGTCCGAAAAATTTGTCTGCCTCCTTGTTCTGAAAGTGAAAAAGCAGGAGTTGGTAGAGATGATAGTGGTGTTTCAAGTCTTCCGAATAGCTCAAAAGCTTATCTAGAATCTCTTTATTGGTCAAGTACATACGAAAAGTAGGGCGATAAAAACGTTTATCGCTGAGTTTTCGACTATCTTGTTGAATGAGTTTCCAGTAACGCTTGATAACCTTGTATTCATGAGATTTTTGATGAAACTGATTCATGATTTGAACACGGACACGACTCATAGCACGGCTAAGATGTTGTACAATTTGAAAGCGATCCAACACGATTTTAGCGTTTGGGAGTGAAACAGTCTGGGAGACTGTTTCAGCCTGAGCCTAGAAATTAGAAATCGAATCTGTTTAGCTAAGGCATAGTAGGGACTAAACATATCCATAGTAATGATTTTTACCTGACATAGGACTGCTCTATCGTAGCGCAGAAAATGATTTCGGATGATAGGCTGTGTTCTTCCCTCAAGAACAGTTATGATATTGAGATTGTCAAAATCTTGCGTAATGAAACTCATCTTTCCCTTGGTAAAGGAGTACTCATCCCAAGACATAGTCTTTGGAAGCCGAGAAAAATCATGCTTAAAGTGAAAGTCATTGAGCTTGCGAATGACAGTTGAAGTTGAAATGGCCTGCTGGTGGGCAATATCGGTCATAGAAGTCTTTTCAATCAACTTTTGCTCAATTTTTATTGATGAGAGAAGTTTTGGAGAGAGTCATTTTCGAGAAATGATAGCACTTGAAACAGCTTTTCTAAGAAGGGGTTCTATTGGGGATACCAATTGTTTCAAGGTAAGGAATTTTAGACAATTTTTGAAAATCATATTTCTTCATTTGGCTAGCGTAATCAGGACGAGATAGAGCATCATAATCCAGTTTAGCGATGATTTCCTGTGGATATTCCTGTTAATTTAATTGTTCCATACGATTCTTTCTAATGATGGTTTGGTCATTTTTCATTCTAGATATTACGGAACTTTTTCTACAACAAAATAGGCTTCATAATATCTATAGGGAATTTACCCACTACAAATATTATAGTTCCCTGTTTTCTTACTATAGAATCTAACTTGACAAAAGCAAATGTTCATTGTATAATCGAATAGATAAAAACATTGAACAAAAGAGGTTGAGGATATGCTATCAAAAAAACAATTTAAACTTTTACATTTTTTGTTGACTCACAAAGACGAAAACTTTACGCAGAGACAATTGGCTGAACAGCTAGATATCGCTTTGGGGACGGTAAATAATCTTCTCAAGGAATGTAAAGAAGAGAAGTGGATCAGTGAGGAAAATCACTTAACTGACTTAGGTGAGGATGCTTTGGCTCCGTATCAGGTGAAGAATGCCATTATCATGGCTGCAGGTATGAGTAGCCGCTTTGCCCCTTTGTCTTATGAGCTACCTAAAGGATTGCTTCAAGTCAAAGGTGAGCGTTTGATTGAGAGAGAAATCAAGCAATTGCAAGAAGCTGGGATAGAGGATATTACAGTCATTGTAGGTTATCTGCAAGAAAAAATGTTCTATCTGGCAGAAAAGTTTGGCGTTAAAATCGTTGTGAATAATGATTACTACAAATACAATAACTGTTCTTCTCTCATGCTAGTCAGAGATCAACTTTCCAACACTTATATCTGTTCATCGGATAATTATTTTGTAGAAAATCCGTTTGAACGATACATTTACAGGGGTTATTATTCGACTATATTTGCAGAAGGAGACACAGACGAATACTGCTCTAAGGAAGACTCCAATCACACGATTATCGATATTCAAATCGGTGGGACGAATACTTGGGCTATGGTGGGGCACGTTTATTTTGATCGTGCATTTAGTGAAAAGTTTGTAGATATTTTAGAAACTGAATTTAAGCACGAACCATATCGCGAACAACTCTGGGAAGATTATTATAGTCGTCACGTCAAGGAGCTTCCTTTAGAAGCTCGGCATTATTCAGCAGAAATTGTTAAGGAGTTTGATTCACTAGATGAGTTGCGTCAGTTTGATGAACACTATTTGGTGAATACGAATTCGGAAATCATTGATAACATCTGTAAGACATTAGGATGTATAGCTTCAGATATTGTCAATATCAAACCTCTAAAAGATGGTCTAACCAACACTTCGTTTTCATTTGACTGCCTAGAGAAGAAATATGTTTACCGTCATCCGGGTAGAGGAACGGAGAATTATATCGATCGTGCTAGTGAAGCGGCTTCCATGGAAATTGCTGCAAAATTAAAGATTGACCGTACTTTTGTTGCCATGAACAAGAATGAGGGCTGGAAAATTTCAGAATTTATCCCTAATGCCAAGCAACTAGATTATGATAATTGGGATGATGTAGCAAAAGCAATGGAGCTCTTGAGACGCTTGCACCAATCTGGAGAAAAAACAGATCATTCTTTTGATCAATTTGAGGGAATTGATGATTTTAGACAAAAATTAAAAGCTAGCAATCGTTTTGAATTTGATGGACTTGAAGAGTTGGATAAGAATGTCTCAGTTCTCGAGAAGCTTTTACAAGAAGATCAAGCGAAAAAGGTTCTCTGCCACGGAGATTCTTATAGCCCGAATTTCTTGTTGAATGAAGCTGGCGAAATGAGCTTGATTGATTGGGAATATTCTGGTATGGGAGATCCAGCAGGAGATTTAGGAACCTTTATCGGGTGTTCAAATTATACAGTAGAAGAAGCTGAAAAGGTACTTGAAATCTATTTAAAAGAAGTTCCAGACAAGAGAACCAAACGACACTATTTTGCCTATGTATCAGTGACTTCATATTATTGGTTTTTGTGGGCCCTGTTCCAAGAAAGCGTTGGAAAACCAGTAGGTGAATTTCTTTATATCTGGTATCGTTATACCAAGCAGTATGGAAAACTTGCATTAGATTTATACTTAGAGGAGAA carries:
- a CDS encoding ABC transporter ATP-binding protein, whose translation is MALLEVKQLTKHFGGLTAVGDVTLELNEGELVGLIGPNGAGKTTLFNLLTGVYEPSEGTVTLDGHLLNGKAPYKIASLGLGRTFQNIRLFKDLTVLDNVLIAFGNHHKQHVFASFLRLPAFYKSEKELKAKALELLKIFDLDGDAETLAKNLAYGQQRRLEIVRALATEPKILFLDEPAAGMNPQETVELTELIRRIKDEFKITIMLIEHDMNLVMEVTERIYVLEYGRLIAQGTPDEIKTNKRVIEAYLGGEA
- a CDS encoding phosphotransferase, whose protein sequence is MLSKKQFKLLHFLLTHKDENFTQRQLAEQLDIALGTVNNLLKECKEEKWISEENHLTDLGEDALAPYQVKNAIIMAAGMSSRFAPLSYELPKGLLQVKGERLIEREIKQLQEAGIEDITVIVGYLQEKMFYLAEKFGVKIVVNNDYYKYNNCSSLMLVRDQLSNTYICSSDNYFVENPFERYIYRGYYSTIFAEGDTDEYCSKEDSNHTIIDIQIGGTNTWAMVGHVYFDRAFSEKFVDILETEFKHEPYREQLWEDYYSRHVKELPLEARHYSAEIVKEFDSLDELRQFDEHYLVNTNSEIIDNICKTLGCIASDIVNIKPLKDGLTNTSFSFDCLEKKYVYRHPGRGTENYIDRASEAASMEIAAKLKIDRTFVAMNKNEGWKISEFIPNAKQLDYDNWDDVAKAMELLRRLHQSGEKTDHSFDQFEGIDDFRQKLKASNRFEFDGLEELDKNVSVLEKLLQEDQAKKVLCHGDSYSPNFLLNEAGEMSLIDWEYSGMGDPAGDLGTFIGCSNYTVEEAEKVLEIYLKEVPDKRTKRHYFAYVSVTSYYWFLWALFQESVGKPVGEFLYIWYRYTKQYGKLALDLYLEEN
- a CDS encoding ABC transporter ATP-binding protein, yielding MSMLKVDNLSVHYGMIQAVRDVSFEVNEGEVVSLIGANGAGKTTILRTLSGLVRPSSGKIEFLGQEIQKMPAQKIVAGGLSQVPEGRHVFPGLTVIENLEMGAFLKKNREENQANLKKVFSRFPRLEERKNQDAATLSGGEQQMLAMGRALMSTPKLLLLDEPSMGLAPIFIQEIFDIIQDIQKQGTTVLLIEQNANKALAISDRGYVLETGKIVLSGTGKELASSEEVRKAYLGG